A window of Proteiniborus sp. DW1 genomic DNA:
TGGAGGGAATACAGGAGTAGGTCTAGAATCTACGGTTCTAGATATTTCTGGAGATGTACCTACTATATTAAGACCAGGTGGTATCACTATTGAAGACTTATTAGACGTTTTGCCTAAGGTAGAATATGATAAAGCCATTGAGATGTCTAATGAAAACATAATACCAAAATCACCTGGACAGAAATATAAGCATTATTCACCAGATGCAAATATGATTATAGTCAAGGGAAATGTAGAGGAAATTGTGAAGAAGATTATGAAATTATGCAAAGAATATGAAGCACAAGGAATGAATGTAGGAATAATGGCTACAAAACAAACCTTTGATAAATATGAAAATGACAATATACTAGTAGTTGGAGATAGGAGTTTTCCGGAAACCATAGCATCAAATCTTTTTAATGTTTTAAGGAGGTTTGATGAAAAAAAGGTTGATATTATAATAGCTGAAGCTGTAGAGGAGAAAGGCATCGGAATAGCTATAATGAATAGAATGAAGAAGGCAGCAGGAGGTAAAATGATATGAATGTTCTTTTCGTGTGTACTGGAAATACTTGTAGAAGCAGTATGGCTGAAGGTCTATTTAGACATATGATAGATAAAAATGGCTTAGGAAATGAAATAAATGTAGAGTCAGCAGGAGTATTTGCAGAATCAGGTTCTTCTGCATCAAATCAGGCTATTGAAGCCATGGAAAAACACTCCGTTGACATATCTAATCACAAATCTAGGCAACTTACAAAAGAAATGATTGATAAGGCAGATTTAATCCTCACTATGACTAATAGCCATAAAAGAGCAATAATATCTATGAACGACAAGGCCTTAGACAAAACATTTACTTTAACTGAATATGCTTATGGAAATAATAAGAGCACTGATATTGTGGACCCGTTTGGAGCTCCTGTACAGGTATATGAAGAATGCTTAATAGAGATAAAGAATGCACTTAATGTTATAATAAAAAAACTAATAGAAAAAAATAAGGAGGAAAAATAAATGAAAATTGCATTAGGCTGTGATCACGCAGGATACGAACTTAAAGGATATATTAAAGAATACTTAGATAAAAAAGGTATAGAATATGTAGATTTTGGAACAAATTCTATAGAGTCGGTAGACTACCCAGAATTTGGT
This region includes:
- a CDS encoding low molecular weight protein arginine phosphatase; the protein is MNVLFVCTGNTCRSSMAEGLFRHMIDKNGLGNEINVESAGVFAESGSSASNQAIEAMEKHSVDISNHKSRQLTKEMIDKADLILTMTNSHKRAIISMNDKALDKTFTLTEYAYGNNKSTDIVDPFGAPVQVYEECLIEIKNALNVIIKKLIEKNKEEK